A genomic window from Serinus canaria isolate serCan28SL12 chromosome 4A, serCan2020, whole genome shotgun sequence includes:
- the STARD8 gene encoding stAR-related lipid transfer protein 8 isoform X2 has protein sequence MPLLDFFWACFKRAKKFTLLEDKKDAEIEAKKACDWLRAAGFPQYAQLYEESSFPLDISAVKKDHSFLDQDSLKSLCRRLMTLNTCASMKLDVHFQRKQNEDSEEEVDFAISTRWSYQRDSKRWSRVGSTDVVSQGSEALSCTMHPVSSRESVLTDLSTNPEATSLHSTGSVGSVGGTGGTLGTAAVPSEPPSPLRAAATASSCSQSEGSAPEQPSGHGEASKEKLKKRRSRSFLKRIESLRRKDKEKPSPDRRVALHSSATLPPGWGPLKGDGDLAATRTNSSKRGTPAPFHSKKHFFSVSYRTNRLLGPGGTKGSSDPKRGGVYLEDYDTDTATAAGSAWAAAECQRRARHGDCLVYIPCDHKPGTFPKSLSIESLCPLAGSSLTHWSAGSAAVGLGGGGSSSSVEGSSSPRGFARRRRGSCSSLGSRVSVYDNVPDFGSSEDFCKDGEVNFKNLDDIVQQVWRLQQKVELWCKAVSPGLDGEEGGDEEEDEEESDSGGEPSNLHFEEQSMSDVGTSASDFDSTGNSLNEAEEIETRERRDSGVGASLTRPCRKLRWHSFQNSHRPSLNSASLEINRQSSAQLNLLQKCSLLRLTAIMEKYSVPHKQAWTWTVPKFMKRSKVPDYRDKMVFGVPPIVNVQRTGQPLPQSIQQAMRYLRSQCLDQVGIFRKSGVKSRIQALRHMNEISPDHVDYSGQSAYDVADLLKQYFRDLPEPIFTSKLTDTFLQIYQFVSKEQRLQAVQAAIILMPDENREVLQTLLYFLSDIASAEENQMTAGNLAVCLAPSIFHLNVSKKESTSPRAIHKKGTMGKPDQKDLNENMAATQGLSHMISDCKKLFQVSHDILLQLSSSYMAADAYPHPLADLVCQGESKDLHSYFEQSVQNLLKESSEKFKGWLSTPGPLNTELSCKKVGDGHPLRLWKVSTDVEAPPATVLHRVLRERHLWDEDLLQSRVVEALDKDMEVYHYVTDSMAPHPRRDCMVLRRWRTDLPRGACLLSSLSVEHDKVPVEGGVKAIVLTSQYLIEPGAMGRSRVTHICRADLRGRSPEWYNRVFGHLCAMELARIRDSFPALSPIGPETKI, from the exons AAATCGAAGCCAAGAAAGCGTGTGACTGGCTGCGGGCAGCGGGGTTCCCCCAGTATGCCCAGCTGTACGAAG AGTCATCATTCCCTCTTGACATCAGTGCTGTGAAGAAGGACCACAGCTTCCTGGACCAGGATTCCCTCAAATCCCTGTGCAG GAGGCTGATGACCCTGAACACCTGTGCCTCCATGAAGCTGGATGTTCACTTTCAGCGTAAACAG AATGAAGACTCTGAGGAGGAAGTCGACTTTGCCATCAGCACCCGGTGGTCCTACCAGAGGGACAGCAAAAGGTGGTCACGGGTGGGGTCCACCGATGTCGTGTCCCAGGGCTCAGAGGCCCTGAGCTGCACCATGCACCCGGTGTCCAGCCGCGAGAGCGTCCTCACAGACCTCAGCACCAACCCCGAGGCcacatccctgcacagcacgggcagtgtgggcagcgtgggtggcacaggtggcacactgggcactgcagccGTGCCATCCGAGCCCCCATCCCCCCTCCGTGCCGCTGCCACcgcctccagctgcagccagagtgAGGGTTCTGCACCAGAGCAGCCCTCAGGCCACGGAGAGGCCTCTAAGGAGAAACTGAAGAAACGACGGTCTCGAAGCTTCCTGAAGCGGATCGAGTCCCTGcggaggaaggacaaggagaaacCCAGCCCAGACAGGAGggtggctctgcacagcagcgCCACTCTCCCGCCAGGATGGGGCCCTCTGAAGGGTGATGGGGACCTTGCAGCCACCAGGACCAACTCCTCTAAAAGAGGCACACCTGCCCCTTTCCACAGCAAAAAACACTTCTTCTCGGTATCATACAGGACTAACCGCTTGCTCGGCCCCGGGGGCACCAAGGGCAGCTCTGACCCCAAACGCGGTGGGGTTTATTTGGAGGATTACGACACAGACACGGCCACTGCTGCCggcagtgcctgggctgctgccgAGTGCCAGCGCCGGGCTCGCCATGGCGATTGCCTGGTCTATATACCCTGTGACCACAAGCCCGGCAccttccccaaatccctgtcCATCGAGAGCTTGTGTCCCCTGGCCGGCAGCTCCCTGACGCACTGGAGCGCAGGGAGCGCGGCCGTGGGGCTGGGCGggggcggcagcagcagcagcgtggAGGGCTCGTCCTCCCCGAGGGGCTTCGCCCGCCGGCGCcggggctcctgcagctccctgggcagccgCGTCAGCGTCTACGACAACGTGCCGGACTTCGGCAGCAGCGAGGATTTCTGCAAGGACGGGGAGGTCAACTTCAAAAACCTCGACGATATCGTGCAGCAGGTatggaggctgcagcagaaagTGGAGCTCTGGTGTAAAGCTGTCTCGCCTGGCCTGGATGGAGAGGAAGGGGGCGAcgaagaggaggatgaggaggagtcGGACTCGGGAGGGGAACCCTCCAACCTGCATTTCGAAGAACAGTCCATGTCGGATGTTGGCACGTCTGCCAGTGACTTTGATAGCACTGGGAACTCTCTCAACGAGGCTGAAGAAATTGAGACACGGGAGCGCCGGGATTCGGGGGTGGGAGCATCCCTCACAAGACCCTGCAG AAAACTGCGTTGGCACAGCTTCCAGAACTCGCACCGGCCCAGCCTGAACTCAGCCTCGCTGGAGATCAACCGGCAGTCATCGGCCCAGCTCAACCTGCTCCAGAAGTGCTCCCTGCTCCGGCTCACGGCCATCATGGAGAAGTACTCCGTGCCCCACAAGCAGGCGTGGACGTG GACTGTCCCCAAGTTCATGAAGCGCAGTAAAGTCCCTGACTACAGGGACAAGATGGTTTTTGGGGTGCCACCCATCGTCAACGTGCAGCGgacagggcagcccctgccccagagcaTCCAGCAGGCCATGCGCTACTTGCGCAGCCAGTGCCTGGACCAG GTTGGCATTTTCCGCAAGTCTGGGGTGAAGTCCCGGATCCAGGCGCTCCGGCACATGAACGAGATCAGCCCCGACCACGTTGACTACTCAGGGCAGTCAGCGTACGACGTGGCCGACCTGCTGAAGCAATACTTCCGCGACCTGCCCGAGCCCATCTTCACCAGCAAGCTGACCGACACCTTCCTGCAGATCTACCAGT TCGTGTCCAAGGAGCAGCGGCTGCAGGCGGTGCAGGCCGCCATCATCCTCATGCCAGACGAGAACCGGGAGGTGCTGCAGACCCTGCTCTACTTCCTGAGCGACATCGCCTCAGCTGAGGAGAACCAGATGACGGCTGGGAACCTGGCTGTGTGCCTGGCCCCCTCCATCTTCCACCTCAACGTGTCCAAGAAGGAAAGCACATCGCCCAG GGCCATACACAAGAAGGGCACCATGGGGAAGCCGGACCAGAAGGACCTCAATGAGAACATGGCTGCCACGCAGGGGCTCTCCCACATGATCAGCGATTGCAAGAAGCTCTTCCAG GTCTCCCATGACAtcttgctgcagctgagcagctcctaTATGGCTGCAGATGCTTATCCCCACCCCCTGGCTGACTTGGTGTGCCAGGGGGAAAGCAAGGATTTACACTCCTACTTTGAGCAGAGTGTCCAGAACCTGCTCAAAGAGTCATCAGAGAAATTCAAGGGATGGCTGAGTACGCCAGGGCCCCTGAACACGGAGCTGTCCTGCAAAAAG GTTGGGGACGGGCACCCTCTGCGCCTGTGGAAGGTGTCCACGGATGTCGAGGCCCCTCCTGCCACAGTGCTGCACCGGGTGCTGCGGGAGCGTCACCTGTGGGACGAGgacctgctgcagagcagggtggtgGAGGCGCTGGACAAGGACATGGAGGTGTACCACTATGTGACAGACAGCATGGCCCCGCACCCGCGCAGGGACTGCATGGTGCTCCG GCGCTGGCGCACGGACCTGCCGCGGGGAgcctgcctgctcagctccctctcGGTGGAGCACGACAAGGTGCCAGTGGAGGGAGGTGTCAAGGCCATCGTGCTGACGTCCCAGTACCTCATCGAGCCTGGCGCCATGGGCCGCTCCCGGGTGACCCACATCTGCAGGGCTGACCTCAG gggTCGGTCTCCCGAGTGGTATAACAGGGTCTTTGGCCACCTCTGTGCCATGGAGCTGGCGAGGATCCGAGActctttcccagccctgagtcCCATTGGCCCCGAGACAAAGATTTGA
- the STARD8 gene encoding stAR-related lipid transfer protein 8 isoform X4: MTLNTCASMKLDVHFQRKQNEDSEEEVDFAISTRWSYQRDSKRWSRVGSTDVVSQGSEALSCTMHPVSSRESVLTDLSTNPEATSLHSTGSVGSVGGTGGTLGTAAVPSEPPSPLRAAATASSCSQSEGSAPEQPSGHGEASKEKLKKRRSRSFLKRIESLRRKDKEKPSPDRRVALHSSATLPPGWGPLKGDGDLAATRTNSSKRGTPAPFHSKKHFFSVSYRTNRLLGPGGTKGSSDPKRGGVYLEDYDTDTATAAGSAWAAAECQRRARHGDCLVYIPCDHKPGTFPKSLSIESLCPLAGSSLTHWSAGSAAVGLGGGGSSSSVEGSSSPRGFARRRRGSCSSLGSRVSVYDNVPDFGSSEDFCKDGEVNFKNLDDIVQQVWRLQQKVELWCKAVSPGLDGEEGGDEEEDEEESDSGGEPSNLHFEEQSMSDVGTSASDFDSTGNSLNEAEEIETRERRDSGVGASLTRPCRKLRWHSFQNSHRPSLNSASLEINRQSSAQLNLLQKCSLLRLTAIMEKYSVPHKQAWTWTVPKFMKRSKVPDYRDKMVFGVPPIVNVQRTGQPLPQSIQQAMRYLRSQCLDQVGIFRKSGVKSRIQALRHMNEISPDHVDYSGQSAYDVADLLKQYFRDLPEPIFTSKLTDTFLQIYQFVSKEQRLQAVQAAIILMPDENREVLQTLLYFLSDIASAEENQMTAGNLAVCLAPSIFHLNVSKKESTSPRAIHKKGTMGKPDQKDLNENMAATQGLSHMISDCKKLFQVSHDILLQLSSSYMAADAYPHPLADLVCQGESKDLHSYFEQSVQNLLKESSEKFKGWLSTPGPLNTELSCKKVGDGHPLRLWKVSTDVEAPPATVLHRVLRERHLWDEDLLQSRVVEALDKDMEVYHYVTDSMAPHPRRDCMVLRRWRTDLPRGACLLSSLSVEHDKVPVEGGVKAIVLTSQYLIEPGAMGRSRVTHICRADLRGRSPEWYNRVFGHLCAMELARIRDSFPALSPIGPETKI, encoded by the exons ATGACCCTGAACACCTGTGCCTCCATGAAGCTGGATGTTCACTTTCAGCGTAAACAG AATGAAGACTCTGAGGAGGAAGTCGACTTTGCCATCAGCACCCGGTGGTCCTACCAGAGGGACAGCAAAAGGTGGTCACGGGTGGGGTCCACCGATGTCGTGTCCCAGGGCTCAGAGGCCCTGAGCTGCACCATGCACCCGGTGTCCAGCCGCGAGAGCGTCCTCACAGACCTCAGCACCAACCCCGAGGCcacatccctgcacagcacgggcagtgtgggcagcgtgggtggcacaggtggcacactgggcactgcagccGTGCCATCCGAGCCCCCATCCCCCCTCCGTGCCGCTGCCACcgcctccagctgcagccagagtgAGGGTTCTGCACCAGAGCAGCCCTCAGGCCACGGAGAGGCCTCTAAGGAGAAACTGAAGAAACGACGGTCTCGAAGCTTCCTGAAGCGGATCGAGTCCCTGcggaggaaggacaaggagaaacCCAGCCCAGACAGGAGggtggctctgcacagcagcgCCACTCTCCCGCCAGGATGGGGCCCTCTGAAGGGTGATGGGGACCTTGCAGCCACCAGGACCAACTCCTCTAAAAGAGGCACACCTGCCCCTTTCCACAGCAAAAAACACTTCTTCTCGGTATCATACAGGACTAACCGCTTGCTCGGCCCCGGGGGCACCAAGGGCAGCTCTGACCCCAAACGCGGTGGGGTTTATTTGGAGGATTACGACACAGACACGGCCACTGCTGCCggcagtgcctgggctgctgccgAGTGCCAGCGCCGGGCTCGCCATGGCGATTGCCTGGTCTATATACCCTGTGACCACAAGCCCGGCAccttccccaaatccctgtcCATCGAGAGCTTGTGTCCCCTGGCCGGCAGCTCCCTGACGCACTGGAGCGCAGGGAGCGCGGCCGTGGGGCTGGGCGggggcggcagcagcagcagcgtggAGGGCTCGTCCTCCCCGAGGGGCTTCGCCCGCCGGCGCcggggctcctgcagctccctgggcagccgCGTCAGCGTCTACGACAACGTGCCGGACTTCGGCAGCAGCGAGGATTTCTGCAAGGACGGGGAGGTCAACTTCAAAAACCTCGACGATATCGTGCAGCAGGTatggaggctgcagcagaaagTGGAGCTCTGGTGTAAAGCTGTCTCGCCTGGCCTGGATGGAGAGGAAGGGGGCGAcgaagaggaggatgaggaggagtcGGACTCGGGAGGGGAACCCTCCAACCTGCATTTCGAAGAACAGTCCATGTCGGATGTTGGCACGTCTGCCAGTGACTTTGATAGCACTGGGAACTCTCTCAACGAGGCTGAAGAAATTGAGACACGGGAGCGCCGGGATTCGGGGGTGGGAGCATCCCTCACAAGACCCTGCAG AAAACTGCGTTGGCACAGCTTCCAGAACTCGCACCGGCCCAGCCTGAACTCAGCCTCGCTGGAGATCAACCGGCAGTCATCGGCCCAGCTCAACCTGCTCCAGAAGTGCTCCCTGCTCCGGCTCACGGCCATCATGGAGAAGTACTCCGTGCCCCACAAGCAGGCGTGGACGTG GACTGTCCCCAAGTTCATGAAGCGCAGTAAAGTCCCTGACTACAGGGACAAGATGGTTTTTGGGGTGCCACCCATCGTCAACGTGCAGCGgacagggcagcccctgccccagagcaTCCAGCAGGCCATGCGCTACTTGCGCAGCCAGTGCCTGGACCAG GTTGGCATTTTCCGCAAGTCTGGGGTGAAGTCCCGGATCCAGGCGCTCCGGCACATGAACGAGATCAGCCCCGACCACGTTGACTACTCAGGGCAGTCAGCGTACGACGTGGCCGACCTGCTGAAGCAATACTTCCGCGACCTGCCCGAGCCCATCTTCACCAGCAAGCTGACCGACACCTTCCTGCAGATCTACCAGT TCGTGTCCAAGGAGCAGCGGCTGCAGGCGGTGCAGGCCGCCATCATCCTCATGCCAGACGAGAACCGGGAGGTGCTGCAGACCCTGCTCTACTTCCTGAGCGACATCGCCTCAGCTGAGGAGAACCAGATGACGGCTGGGAACCTGGCTGTGTGCCTGGCCCCCTCCATCTTCCACCTCAACGTGTCCAAGAAGGAAAGCACATCGCCCAG GGCCATACACAAGAAGGGCACCATGGGGAAGCCGGACCAGAAGGACCTCAATGAGAACATGGCTGCCACGCAGGGGCTCTCCCACATGATCAGCGATTGCAAGAAGCTCTTCCAG GTCTCCCATGACAtcttgctgcagctgagcagctcctaTATGGCTGCAGATGCTTATCCCCACCCCCTGGCTGACTTGGTGTGCCAGGGGGAAAGCAAGGATTTACACTCCTACTTTGAGCAGAGTGTCCAGAACCTGCTCAAAGAGTCATCAGAGAAATTCAAGGGATGGCTGAGTACGCCAGGGCCCCTGAACACGGAGCTGTCCTGCAAAAAG GTTGGGGACGGGCACCCTCTGCGCCTGTGGAAGGTGTCCACGGATGTCGAGGCCCCTCCTGCCACAGTGCTGCACCGGGTGCTGCGGGAGCGTCACCTGTGGGACGAGgacctgctgcagagcagggtggtgGAGGCGCTGGACAAGGACATGGAGGTGTACCACTATGTGACAGACAGCATGGCCCCGCACCCGCGCAGGGACTGCATGGTGCTCCG GCGCTGGCGCACGGACCTGCCGCGGGGAgcctgcctgctcagctccctctcGGTGGAGCACGACAAGGTGCCAGTGGAGGGAGGTGTCAAGGCCATCGTGCTGACGTCCCAGTACCTCATCGAGCCTGGCGCCATGGGCCGCTCCCGGGTGACCCACATCTGCAGGGCTGACCTCAG gggTCGGTCTCCCGAGTGGTATAACAGGGTCTTTGGCCACCTCTGTGCCATGGAGCTGGCGAGGATCCGAGActctttcccagccctgagtcCCATTGGCCCCGAGACAAAGATTTGA
- the STARD8 gene encoding stAR-related lipid transfer protein 8 isoform X3: MLIFFSAFNPRVPMNKAGINSSCHEIEAKKACDWLRAAGFPQYAQLYEESSFPLDISAVKKDHSFLDQDSLKSLCRRLMTLNTCASMKLDVHFQRKQNEDSEEEVDFAISTRWSYQRDSKRWSRVGSTDVVSQGSEALSCTMHPVSSRESVLTDLSTNPEATSLHSTGSVGSVGGTGGTLGTAAVPSEPPSPLRAAATASSCSQSEGSAPEQPSGHGEASKEKLKKRRSRSFLKRIESLRRKDKEKPSPDRRVALHSSATLPPGWGPLKGDGDLAATRTNSSKRGTPAPFHSKKHFFSVSYRTNRLLGPGGTKGSSDPKRGGVYLEDYDTDTATAAGSAWAAAECQRRARHGDCLVYIPCDHKPGTFPKSLSIESLCPLAGSSLTHWSAGSAAVGLGGGGSSSSVEGSSSPRGFARRRRGSCSSLGSRVSVYDNVPDFGSSEDFCKDGEVNFKNLDDIVQQVWRLQQKVELWCKAVSPGLDGEEGGDEEEDEEESDSGGEPSNLHFEEQSMSDVGTSASDFDSTGNSLNEAEEIETRERRDSGVGASLTRPCRKLRWHSFQNSHRPSLNSASLEINRQSSAQLNLLQKCSLLRLTAIMEKYSVPHKQAWTWTVPKFMKRSKVPDYRDKMVFGVPPIVNVQRTGQPLPQSIQQAMRYLRSQCLDQVGIFRKSGVKSRIQALRHMNEISPDHVDYSGQSAYDVADLLKQYFRDLPEPIFTSKLTDTFLQIYQFVSKEQRLQAVQAAIILMPDENREVLQTLLYFLSDIASAEENQMTAGNLAVCLAPSIFHLNVSKKESTSPRAIHKKGTMGKPDQKDLNENMAATQGLSHMISDCKKLFQVSHDILLQLSSSYMAADAYPHPLADLVCQGESKDLHSYFEQSVQNLLKESSEKFKGWLSTPGPLNTELSCKKVGDGHPLRLWKVSTDVEAPPATVLHRVLRERHLWDEDLLQSRVVEALDKDMEVYHYVTDSMAPHPRRDCMVLRRWRTDLPRGACLLSSLSVEHDKVPVEGGVKAIVLTSQYLIEPGAMGRSRVTHICRADLRGRSPEWYNRVFGHLCAMELARIRDSFPALSPIGPETKI, translated from the exons AAATCGAAGCCAAGAAAGCGTGTGACTGGCTGCGGGCAGCGGGGTTCCCCCAGTATGCCCAGCTGTACGAAG AGTCATCATTCCCTCTTGACATCAGTGCTGTGAAGAAGGACCACAGCTTCCTGGACCAGGATTCCCTCAAATCCCTGTGCAG GAGGCTGATGACCCTGAACACCTGTGCCTCCATGAAGCTGGATGTTCACTTTCAGCGTAAACAG AATGAAGACTCTGAGGAGGAAGTCGACTTTGCCATCAGCACCCGGTGGTCCTACCAGAGGGACAGCAAAAGGTGGTCACGGGTGGGGTCCACCGATGTCGTGTCCCAGGGCTCAGAGGCCCTGAGCTGCACCATGCACCCGGTGTCCAGCCGCGAGAGCGTCCTCACAGACCTCAGCACCAACCCCGAGGCcacatccctgcacagcacgggcagtgtgggcagcgtgggtggcacaggtggcacactgggcactgcagccGTGCCATCCGAGCCCCCATCCCCCCTCCGTGCCGCTGCCACcgcctccagctgcagccagagtgAGGGTTCTGCACCAGAGCAGCCCTCAGGCCACGGAGAGGCCTCTAAGGAGAAACTGAAGAAACGACGGTCTCGAAGCTTCCTGAAGCGGATCGAGTCCCTGcggaggaaggacaaggagaaacCCAGCCCAGACAGGAGggtggctctgcacagcagcgCCACTCTCCCGCCAGGATGGGGCCCTCTGAAGGGTGATGGGGACCTTGCAGCCACCAGGACCAACTCCTCTAAAAGAGGCACACCTGCCCCTTTCCACAGCAAAAAACACTTCTTCTCGGTATCATACAGGACTAACCGCTTGCTCGGCCCCGGGGGCACCAAGGGCAGCTCTGACCCCAAACGCGGTGGGGTTTATTTGGAGGATTACGACACAGACACGGCCACTGCTGCCggcagtgcctgggctgctgccgAGTGCCAGCGCCGGGCTCGCCATGGCGATTGCCTGGTCTATATACCCTGTGACCACAAGCCCGGCAccttccccaaatccctgtcCATCGAGAGCTTGTGTCCCCTGGCCGGCAGCTCCCTGACGCACTGGAGCGCAGGGAGCGCGGCCGTGGGGCTGGGCGggggcggcagcagcagcagcgtggAGGGCTCGTCCTCCCCGAGGGGCTTCGCCCGCCGGCGCcggggctcctgcagctccctgggcagccgCGTCAGCGTCTACGACAACGTGCCGGACTTCGGCAGCAGCGAGGATTTCTGCAAGGACGGGGAGGTCAACTTCAAAAACCTCGACGATATCGTGCAGCAGGTatggaggctgcagcagaaagTGGAGCTCTGGTGTAAAGCTGTCTCGCCTGGCCTGGATGGAGAGGAAGGGGGCGAcgaagaggaggatgaggaggagtcGGACTCGGGAGGGGAACCCTCCAACCTGCATTTCGAAGAACAGTCCATGTCGGATGTTGGCACGTCTGCCAGTGACTTTGATAGCACTGGGAACTCTCTCAACGAGGCTGAAGAAATTGAGACACGGGAGCGCCGGGATTCGGGGGTGGGAGCATCCCTCACAAGACCCTGCAG AAAACTGCGTTGGCACAGCTTCCAGAACTCGCACCGGCCCAGCCTGAACTCAGCCTCGCTGGAGATCAACCGGCAGTCATCGGCCCAGCTCAACCTGCTCCAGAAGTGCTCCCTGCTCCGGCTCACGGCCATCATGGAGAAGTACTCCGTGCCCCACAAGCAGGCGTGGACGTG GACTGTCCCCAAGTTCATGAAGCGCAGTAAAGTCCCTGACTACAGGGACAAGATGGTTTTTGGGGTGCCACCCATCGTCAACGTGCAGCGgacagggcagcccctgccccagagcaTCCAGCAGGCCATGCGCTACTTGCGCAGCCAGTGCCTGGACCAG GTTGGCATTTTCCGCAAGTCTGGGGTGAAGTCCCGGATCCAGGCGCTCCGGCACATGAACGAGATCAGCCCCGACCACGTTGACTACTCAGGGCAGTCAGCGTACGACGTGGCCGACCTGCTGAAGCAATACTTCCGCGACCTGCCCGAGCCCATCTTCACCAGCAAGCTGACCGACACCTTCCTGCAGATCTACCAGT TCGTGTCCAAGGAGCAGCGGCTGCAGGCGGTGCAGGCCGCCATCATCCTCATGCCAGACGAGAACCGGGAGGTGCTGCAGACCCTGCTCTACTTCCTGAGCGACATCGCCTCAGCTGAGGAGAACCAGATGACGGCTGGGAACCTGGCTGTGTGCCTGGCCCCCTCCATCTTCCACCTCAACGTGTCCAAGAAGGAAAGCACATCGCCCAG GGCCATACACAAGAAGGGCACCATGGGGAAGCCGGACCAGAAGGACCTCAATGAGAACATGGCTGCCACGCAGGGGCTCTCCCACATGATCAGCGATTGCAAGAAGCTCTTCCAG GTCTCCCATGACAtcttgctgcagctgagcagctcctaTATGGCTGCAGATGCTTATCCCCACCCCCTGGCTGACTTGGTGTGCCAGGGGGAAAGCAAGGATTTACACTCCTACTTTGAGCAGAGTGTCCAGAACCTGCTCAAAGAGTCATCAGAGAAATTCAAGGGATGGCTGAGTACGCCAGGGCCCCTGAACACGGAGCTGTCCTGCAAAAAG GTTGGGGACGGGCACCCTCTGCGCCTGTGGAAGGTGTCCACGGATGTCGAGGCCCCTCCTGCCACAGTGCTGCACCGGGTGCTGCGGGAGCGTCACCTGTGGGACGAGgacctgctgcagagcagggtggtgGAGGCGCTGGACAAGGACATGGAGGTGTACCACTATGTGACAGACAGCATGGCCCCGCACCCGCGCAGGGACTGCATGGTGCTCCG GCGCTGGCGCACGGACCTGCCGCGGGGAgcctgcctgctcagctccctctcGGTGGAGCACGACAAGGTGCCAGTGGAGGGAGGTGTCAAGGCCATCGTGCTGACGTCCCAGTACCTCATCGAGCCTGGCGCCATGGGCCGCTCCCGGGTGACCCACATCTGCAGGGCTGACCTCAG gggTCGGTCTCCCGAGTGGTATAACAGGGTCTTTGGCCACCTCTGTGCCATGGAGCTGGCGAGGATCCGAGActctttcccagccctgagtcCCATTGGCCCCGAGACAAAGATTTGA